A window of the Fusarium poae strain DAOMC 252244 chromosome 3, whole genome shotgun sequence genome harbors these coding sequences:
- a CDS encoding hypothetical protein (SECRETED:SignalP(1-16)) produces MLTSTFLLSLIGLAAASPVQPHIVKDPKYPSRSTSKGFKLVVNVTDPSLDFDPPIQNFELTGIHTGAGLALLGISEKDGRIFYQNGTKEERQNGEATVISDGGTPLTPNGIGLVADKKNKNLFGATLNFEPGTAGVQLNQPEDPYTYLLPETFVACNKSIEYYRGKKFVVIEQARITIDKNDKIQRNIPKGCAPIRLVPQCDELEALPKGSYSSHKYALDSKCYKDVSKIEWKKYSP; encoded by the coding sequence ATGCTCACATCAACCTTCCTCCTCAGCCTTATCGGCCTTGCAGCGGCATCACCGGTCCAGCCTCACATCGTCAAGGACCCCAAATACCCATCACGCTCGACATCAAAGGGCTTTAAGCTTGTCGTCAACGTCACAGATCCCTCCCTAGACTTTGATCCTCCCATCCAAAACTTCGAGCTCACTGGCATCCACACCGGAGCCGGCCTCGCCCTTCTCGGTATCAGCGAGAAGGACGGCCGCATCTTCTACCAGAACGGCACAAAGGAGGAGCGTCAAAACGGCGAGGCCACCGTCATCAGCGATGGTGGCACTCCCCTGACTCCCAACGGTATTGGTCTCGTCGCcgataagaagaacaagaattTGTTCGGTGCTACGCTCAACTTCGAGCCTGGTACTGCTGGTGTCCAATTGAACCAGCCTGAAGACCCCTACACCTACTTATTGCCCGAGACCTTTGTTGCTTGCAATAAGAGCATAGAGTACTACCGTGGAAAGAAGTTTGTGGTTATTGAGCAAGCACGCATCACTATCGACAAGAACGACAAGATTCAGCGCAACATCCCCAAAGGTTGTGCGCCCATTCGTCTTGTGCCCCAGTGCGACGAGCTGGAGGCTCTCCCCAAGGGATCGTACTCGAGCCACAAGTACGCCCTCGACTCCAAGTGCTACAAGGACGTCTCCAAGATCGAGTGGAAGAAGTACAGCCCTTAG
- a CDS encoding hypothetical protein (TransMembrane:1 (o27-48i)) translates to MSGVHHCQLPTAGGRLFRAWNFTDSLIISHLITSHLLISHLLISHLLYSFRSSYFYYFNGRPCSSVVGDQPITGTSIQDFIDDSNVTTARPPSTAIDEPSQLTATERHGLRNHLRKWIQIVDNKKALVSQLVITSDHRRRFFDAIFASWTSRKNFKELVRSLVKKRIEGGRIQVSVWSQDLPLSGKRKRDDEEQPVVEA, encoded by the exons ATGTCGGGAGTTCATCATTGCCAGTTGCCGACAGCTGGCGGCCGGCT ATTTCGCG CTTGGAATTTTACTGATTCCCTGATcatatctcatctcatcacaTCTCATCTCCTCATATCTCATCTCCTTATATCTCATCTCCTCT acaGTTTTCGCTCATCttacttttactatttcAATGGCAGACCCTGCTCTTCCGTTGTTGGCGACCAACCTATTACTGGCACCAGTATACAAGATTTCATCGATGACTCCAATGTTACCACCGCACGCCCTCCCTCCACCGCCATTGACGAACCTTCTCAATTGACTGCTACTGAGCGTCATGGACTACGAAATCATCTGCGCAAATGGATACAGATAGTCGACAATAAGAAGGCCTTGGTCAGCCAACTTGTGATCACCTCAGATCATCGTCGGCGCTTTTTCGATGCAATATTTGCCTCTTGGACAAGTCGGAAAAACTTCAAAGAATTAGTAAGATCTCTCGTCAAGAAGAGGATAGAGGGCGGCCGCATCCAAGTTAGTGTCTGGAGCCAAGACCTCCCCTTGTCCGGAAAACGAAAGAGAGATGACGAAGAACAGCCAGTTGTGGAAGCTTGA
- a CDS encoding hypothetical protein (MEROPS:MER0001255~BUSCO:15129at5125), with protein sequence MTQVTPAMLSARASSLSLRQQALQSSAMLNNNNAPAPGSAQNKESSKSFILSDMKGRDTRDNRACASCISKLAPEEVGQVNWHLEAGQVCRLCQVEKLEPEAFTKPFCDFLQENPTIFHTVDYFEKKLKALGYEHLSPRDSWAGKIQPGGKYWVTRNGSSLIAFKVGKAYQSGNGVAMIGGHIDALTAKLKPVSTKPVKAGFIQLGVAPYAGALNATWWDRDLSIGGRVVVRDEESGKTTTKLVKLDWPIARIPTLAPHFGVGMMGENNKETQAVPIIGLESCQRRTAAEALGPTGSFVNTQPPRLVELIANELKIQSYSSIINWELELYDSQPAATGGMDREFIFAGRIDDKLCSWSALTALLASNDSSDDGVIKLVALFDDEEIGSLLRQGARGNFLPSVIERTVEALNPDTYGPELKGRTYSSSFFCSSDVTHSGNPNFLEKYLGEHVPELNVGVVIANDSNGHMTTDSISTAIMQRAGELGGCRTQTFQIRNDSRSGGTIGPALSSMMGVRAADVGLPQLSMHSIRATTGSLDPGLGVKFFKSFLDNWEKIDAEWH encoded by the exons ATGACTCAGGTTACGCCTGCAATGTTGAGTGCCCGTGCTTCATCGCTCAGTTTGCGCCAACAAGCACTACAGTCGTCAGCTATGCTCAACAATAACAATGCGCCTGCGCCTGGATCGGCCCAGAACAAGGAAAGCTCCAAGAGTTTCATCCTGTCTGATATGAAGGGTCGCGATACAAGAGATAACCGCGCCTGCGCATCTTGTATCTCCAAGCTTGCGCCTGAGGAGGTCGGTCAGGTCAATTGGCACCTGGAGGCTGGTCAGGTTTGTCGCCTTTGCCAGGTCGAGAAGCTTGAGCCCGAGGCTTTCACCAAACCTTTCTGCGACTTCCTTCAAGAGAACCCTACCATTTTTCACACCGTCGACTACTttgagaagaagctcaaggcgCTTGGTTACGAGCAT CTCTCTCCGCGTGACAGTTGGGCGGGTAAGATCCAACCGGGTGGAAAGTATTGGGTTACACGAAACGGCAGCTCTCTCATCGCTTTCAAGGTTGGCAAGGCGTACCAATCCGGCAATGGTGTTGCTATGATTGGCGGCCATATTGACGCCCTTACCGCTAAGCTCAAGCCTGTCAGCACAAAGCCTGTCAAGGCTGGATTTATTCAGCTGGGCGTTGCGCCTTACGCTGGAGCTCTCAACGCCACATGGTGGGACCGCGATCTCAGCATTGGTGGCAGAGTTGTTGTCAGGGATGAAGAGTCCGGCAAGACCACTACCAAGCTTGTCAAGCTGGACTGGCCTATCGCCAGGATTCCCACCCTTGCACCCCACTTTGGAGTTGGTATGATGGGAGAGAACAACAAGGAGACTCAAGCAGTCCCTATCATTGGCCTCGAGAGTTGTCAACGACGTACCGCTGCTGAAGCTCTGGGACCTACTGGTTCTTTCGTCAACACCCAACCCCCAAGACTGGTTGAGCTTATTGCCAATGAGCTCAAGATTCAGTCCTACAGCTCAATCATCAACTGGGAGCTTGAACTTTATGACTCTCAGCCGGCTGCAACCGGTGGAATGGATAGAGAGTTTATCTTTGCTGGTAGGATAGACGATAAGCTATGCTCATGGTCAGCCCTCACTGCCCTCCTTGCCTCCAACGACAGCAGTGACGACGGTGTCATTAAGCTTGTTGCTCTcttcgatgatgaagaaatcGGCTCTCTCCTTCGTCAGGGTGCCCGGGGTAACTTTCTCCCCTCTGTCATTGAGCGCACTGTTGAAGCTCTCAACCCCGACACGTATGGGCCAGAACTCAAAGGAAGAACatactcttcttctttcttctgctCTTCAGACGTAACTCATTCTGGAAACCCTAATTTCCTCGAGAAATACCTCGGAGAACATGTTCCCGAGCTAAATGTTGGTGTGGTCATTGCAAACGACTCAAATGGCCATATGACCACAGACAGCATCTCAACTGCAATCATGCAGCGCGCGGGTGAACTAGGCGGCTGCCGAACTCAGACCTTCCAGATTCGAAACGACAGTCGCAGTGGTGGTACCATTGGCCCTGCTCTGTCGAGTATGATGGGTGTCCGAGCCGCCGATGTTGGACTTCCCCAGCTCAGCATGCACTCTATCCGCGCAACTACTGGCTCACTGGACCCTGGTCTGGGCGTCAAGTTCTTCAAGAGCTTCCTTGACAACTGGGAGAAGATTGATGCGGAGTGGCATTAA
- a CDS encoding hypothetical protein (BUSCO:40829at5125), whose protein sequence is MPPLRELSPNIQESEATGRKRSHDEFTGDPMVVDASEDVKLPPSVSDPVNREHTATNGERAPSPASSELSEPGTCTPPRASPSPQTPAKKQATQTTVASASKSTTTLPKRKKLTPAEKAEKEKEAARVKAEKEKEVARAREEREKKAAIRQVERAKAEAEKAAKAKEREEKKRQIDEEKKRKEDEKKRKEEEKEKKARQQPTLGAFFKAPSTPKKATDNKQTKNGTPRESSLTKDIPKASKTEYQKLFQPFFIKDHTKVARIGPEMDTETREAKSKILDESVEGLREGELNGSRFDPVRLFALPSKPCPRGMLHHPVKHIMEQVFKETEKAENAGPEHVDKIMRDTRRKLSKVPIKVISFSQDVRPPYYGTITFKPFALGKLNMSQLARKPTGRRLPLDYDYDSEAEWQEEEEGEDLDVDDDEEEMDDEDDMDGFLDDSEDAGLSRRIFANTLEPKSTGICFESGNGATNQVAHDHRMEFMHDGLQQTWGIDPFSTQYWEPEVKNKTAKPTKTTQASETAMKMPPPPTPSNAFAALTGGSNSGSALKLVKSELLDDVKRAILENKALSKVGIIDFIYHQFRDGASRVEVKNTVELVAEKTGKGRTKEWSLKSGHEIAS, encoded by the exons ATGCCTCCCCTCCGCGAACTTTCACCGAACATTCAGGAATCTGAGGCTACCGGCCGGAAGAGAAGTCACGATGAATTCACAGGCGATCCTATGGTGGTAGACGCTTCTGAAGATGTCAAGCTACCACCATCCGTTTCAGACCCGGTCAACAGAGAACACA CCGCTACGAATGGGGAAAGAGCACCCTCACCAGCTTCGTCAGAGCTCAGTGAGCCTGGCACTTGTACGCCACCGCGCgcctctccctctcctcaAACTCCTGCCAAAAAACAGGCAACACAGACCACTGTCGCCTCCGCATCCAAATCGACAACTACCCTACCAAAGCGAAAGAAGTTAACACCAGCTGAAAAGGccgagaaagaaaaggaggctGCTAGAGTAAAAGCCGAAAAGGAGAAAGAGGTTGCTCGAGCCCGGGAGGAGCGCGAAAAGAAAGCAGCCATTCGCCAAGTTGAGAGAGCCAAGGCCGAGGCTGAAAAGGCTGCTAAAGCCAAGGAACGTGAAGAGAAGAAACGCCAAATTgacgaagagaagaagcgaaaggaggatgaaaaaaagagaaaggaggaggaaaaggagaagaaagcaCGTCAGCAACCAACCCTTGGCGCTTTCTTTAAAGCTCCAAGCACTCCAAAGAAGGCCACCGACAATAAACAGACTAAAAATGGCACGCCCAGAGAATCAAGCCTCACCAAAGACATCCCCAAGgcttccaaaaccgagtacCAAAAGCTATTCCAACCCTTTTTCATCAAAGATCATACCAAAGTTGCCCGCATTGGACCCGAGATGGACACCGAGACGCGTGAGGCCAAGTCGAAGATATTGGATGAAAGCGTTGAGGGATTGAGAGAAGGGGAGCTGAACGGCTCTCGATTTGACCCGGTCCGGCTGTTCGCTCTGCCCAGCAAACCTTGTCCTCGAGGTATGCTTCATCATCCAGTTAAGCACATTATGGAGCAAGTTTTCAAGGAGACAGAGAAAGCGGAAAATGCTGGCCCCGAGCATGTTGATAAGATCATGCGAGACACACGTCGAAAGCTTTCCAAGGTGCCCATAAAGGTGATCTCATTCTCGCAAGACGTGCGACCGCCTTACTACGGAACAATAACTTTCAAGCCATTTGCTCTCGGAAAACTCAACATGAGTCAATTGGCCCGCAAGCCGACAGGAAGACGACTGCCTCTAGACTACGACTATGATTCTGAAGCTGAATGgcaggaggaagaagaaggcgaggACCTTGATGtcgatgacgacgaagaggaaatggatgacgaagacgacaTGGACGGATTTCTGGACGATTCCGAAGACGCTGGGCTATCAAGGCGGATCTTTGCCAACACATTGGAGCCAAAAAGCACCGGAATCTGTTTTGAGAGTGGAAATGGTGCTACAAACCAGGTTGCCCACGATCACAGAATGGAGTTTATGCATG ATGGACTTCAGCAAACTTGGGGCATCGATCCATTCTCGACGCAATATTGGGAACCTGAAGTCAAGAACAAAACAGCGAAACCCACAAAGACCACACAGGCATCCGAGACAGCAATGAAGatgcctcctcctcccacGCCGTCGAATGCATTTGCCGCACTGACTGGCGGCAGCAATAGTGGTAGTGCTCTTAAACTGGTCAAGTCCGAGCTTCTAGATGACGTGAAGAGAGCTATTTTGGAGAATAAAGCTCTTTCCAAGGTTGGAATTATTGACTTTATTTATCATCAATTCCGAGACGGCGCGTCTCGTGTTGAGGTGAAGAATACAGTTGAGTTGGTGGCAGAGAAAACAGGCAAGGGGCGCACCAAAGAGTGGTCTTTGAAGAGCGGGCATGAGATTGCCTCATGA